The following proteins come from a genomic window of Malus domestica chromosome 02, GDT2T_hap1:
- the LOC103418415 gene encoding blue copper protein-like, with the protein MAGVAYLLMVALLVLPSVVFATQYVVGDDQGWNSGVDYYAWVEGKTFHVGDSLGEHNVIVVGANGYDQCLASPNSGAYYSGNDVLTFVAAGDFYFICEYHCDYSDQKVKVTVN; encoded by the exons ATGGCAGGAGTTGCTTATCTTCTCATGGTTGCGCTTCTCGTTCTTCCTAGCGTGGTTTTCGCGACACAGTATGTTGTCGGAGATGACCAAGGCTGGAATTCTGGAGTTGATTACTACGCTTGGGTTGAAGGAAAAACATTCCATGTTGGAGATTCATTAG GTGAGCACAATGTGATTGTGGTTGGTGCTAATGGGTACGATCAATGTCTTGCATCTCCAAACAGCGGTGCCTATTACAGTGGTAACGACGTACTAACATTTGTCGCTGCCGGGGACTTCTACTTCATCTGTGAATATCACTGCGATTATAGCGACCAGAAGGTTAAGGTCACCGTGAACTAG